GATTCCCTGCGGCCGATGGGGCGGGCGACATCCGGGGTGAAGGGGATGAGCTTCCGCGAAGGGGACGAACTGCTGTCGATGAATGTGGTGCGGCCCGGTACGTTCGTGTTCACTGCTACCGACGGTGGCTACGCGAAGCGAACCAACGTCGACGAGTACCGCGTCCAAGGACGTGGCGGCCTCGGTATCAAGGCCGCGAAGATCGTGGAGGACCGCGGGTCGCTCGTGGGTGCGCTGGTGGTGGAGGAGACGGACGAGATCCTCGCCATCACCCTGGGCGGCGGCGTGATCCGTACGCGGGTCAACGAAGTCAGGGAGACGGGCCGTGACACGATGGGTGTCCAACTGATCAACCTGGGCAAGCGCGATGCCGTCGTCGGCATCGCTCGTAATGCCGAGGCCGGTCGTGAGGCTGAAGAGGTCGAAGGAGTCGTCGGCGAGGACGCCGACGGGGCTCCGGCGACCGAAGGGGCCGAGCCTGCCGAGGACACCGAGGGCGCCCAGCCCTCGGTCGCGGAGCACGAGGAGTAGACAGCGTGAGTGGAGCCACGGGCGCCGGATCGGCCGCTTCCGGAGCGAACGGTGCCCGTGGCCCTGCCACGGACTCCCAGGGGGTTACGGTGACCGACACCCGGGGGCAGCAGCCCCCTTACGAGACATACGGATCAGCCGAGCAGCAGTCTCAGCAGCCGTACCACCCGCCGCAGGCGTATCCGACGCCGTCGGGCGGGGGGACCGGGGCCGCACCGCACACGCCGGGCGGCCAGCCGCACGTTCAGCTGGGCCAGGCCGCAGGACCGGGCGTGGCACCGGGCCAGCCGGCACAGGCGCACGCGGGTGGTGGCCGGCCGTCCTCGACGGCGGGCGTACGCCTGCCGCGCACGGGGGCGCGTACGACTCCGCGCACCCGCAAGGCACGACTGCGGGTGGCCAAGGCCGACCCGTGGTCGGTGATGAAGGTCAGCTTCCTGCTGTCCATCGCGCTCGGCGTCTGCACCGTGATCGCGGCGGCGGTGCTGTGGATGGTCATGGACGCGATGGGCGTCTTCTCCACGGTGGGCGGGACGATCAGCGAGGCGACGGGCTCGAACGAGAGCAACGGCTTCGATCTCCAGTCGTTCCTCTCGCTGCCGCGGGTGCTCATCTTCACGTCGGTGATCGCGGTGATCGACGTGGTCCTGGCGACGGCCCTGGCGACGCTCGGCTCCTTCATCTACAACCTGTCGGCGGGCTTCGTGGGCGGCGTCGAGCTGACGCTCGCCGAGGACGAGTAACGCCCGGCCGGGAGGGTCACGGAGGCTCCGTTACCGATTTTGGGACTGGCCCTGGAGTGCGCTAATCTTCAGGGGCAGCGCGGGGCTATAGCTCAGTTGGTTAGAGCGCATCCCTGATAAGGATGAGGCCACAGGTTCAAATCCTGTTAGCCCCACCGCGGTTGTAGTGCAGGTCGGACGGCCGGTAGATCCTCGGGATCTACCGGCCGTCTGCGTGTGTGGATCTCGATTGCCCGCTACTACCCCGTAACACCGAGGCCCGCTGACCGGTGGATTCAAGGTTCGCGCAAGGTTCTCCGAAGGACGCCCCCGCATGCTGCACGTGACGGCCCGAATCTCCGGGCCTCCGTGCAATCCGAGGGGCAGATCATGCGTGTACGTAGGAAGGCCGCGGCGGCGATCGCCTCCGTGGCAATGGCCGGCGGAGGGCTGGTCGCGACGGCTCCCGCCGCCTCGGCGGCTCCGGCAGGGGCGACGGCGCTGCCGTCCTGTGTCCGGGCCTCGCACTACAACGTTCCTGGGGGCTTCAACACCTCCATCACGAACGGGTGCAACTACACGGTCCGGGTCAGGGTCATCGTCGACTGGGGCGGCGACAGCGACTGCTACGTGATGGGTGCGAGGACATCCACGGTCCACCAGTGGATCGGCGTCACGGGCACCTTCAACAGCATCGCTTCCTGCTGAGGACCTGGGCCGCCGGTTCGTGCGGCCCGTGAGGTTCGGTGGAGGGCCCGGCCCCGCGGGGTCGGCCATGCCCCGACGATCCGTTCGGACGGAGAGACTTCCGTCCGGGCGGATCGCTTTGTGTCCGGCGGGGGTTGACGAGGTGTTCCGGGGGCCCGGTGGGGCGCGTACGCAGGTCACTGATCGGTCTCGGCCGGTGTGTATAGTCGGGCGCCAGAAGGCCCCCAGACAACGAAAGACGAGGTCGCGCGGTGAAGAAGCTTCTCCTGGTCGCACTGGCCGCCATCGGCGGGCTCCTCGTGTACCGCCAGATCCAGGCGGATCGCGCCGAGCAGGATCTGTGGACGGAGGCGACCGACTCCGTGCCCGCAGGTTCGGGTGTGTGAGAACCGGTAGTCGGTACGCGTGCCCCGGTCGCTGAGGCGGCCGGGGCTTCGTGTTGTCGTGGATCCGCCGGGGCGGCCGGTTCGGTTGCTTCGGTGGAACGCCGGGGCGGGCGGGCCGGGCGGATCATCGGTCCGCGGAGACAGCGGTGGGCGTGGCGGGGCAGGATGGGGCGGTGCCCCGGGACGCCGAGGAGCGTCGGGGGCGGGCTGTTGGTGGTGGGCGGCCGGGCCGTTCCAGGGGACGACAAGGGGAAGCTCGTGAAGAGGCTGCGCAGCGGGGGCCGGGGCGCGCTGGTCGCGGTGGCGGCGGTGTGCGCGGTGGCGGCGCAGGCGGGGGCTCCGGTGCTGCCGGGCCTGTCCGGGCCGGACGGTGCGGACAGGCCGGCCGGTGCGGCGTGGGCTGCCGAGGGGCCGAGCCCGTACGCCTTCGACCCGGAGGCCGACGTGATCGAGGGCGCGGAGAGCGACGGTGACGCGCCACCGCTCGACGAGGGCGTCACCTACCGCGACTCGATCGGGCCGGGCGAGCGGCTCCACTACCTGATCGACCTGGACGCGGCGGAGAACGCGTACGTGTCGGCCACCGCCGTACCCGCGTTGGGTTCGCGGGTGCGGCTCGGTGACGAGCTGACGGTCACCGTGGAGGACCCCGACGGCCGGACCTGTGACTCCGAGGAGGCGCGCGTCCCGCCCACGGGCGACTATCCGCGGCCGTTGACCGCGTACGCGTCCCGGACCCTCGACGGTGAGGAGTCCGGCCCCTGCACGGCGGCCGGTACGTACCGCGTGGTCGTGGAGCGTGAGTCCAAGGCCACGTCCACGCAGGATCCGTGGGAGATGGAGCTGCGCCGTCTGTCCGAGCCGGGGCTCAGGTCCGGGGGGCCCACGGAGCCGGCCGGTGACTGGTCGAGCGCGGTTCCCGAGCCGCCGTCCGCCGCTCCGGAGGCGCGGGAGGGCGGTGCCGGGTTCAGTACGGCCGTCGGGCTGGAGGCGGGTGCCTGGACGGCGAGCGTCGTTCCCGGTGAGTCGGTCTTCTACCGGGTACCGGTCGACTGGGGCCAGCAACTGTTCGCCACCGCGGAGCTGGGGAGTTCGGAGGGGGACGGCATCGTCGGCGGGGCTATGTCGCTCGCCGTGCACAACCCGGCGAGAGGGCTGGTCGACAGCGCGGAGTCGACGTCGTACAGCGGCCGGCCGAAGTCGGTCTCGACGGATCCGGCGCCGCCGGTGGACTACGCGAACCGGTTCCGTTCCTCCGCGCGCGAGCGGGCGATGCGTTTCGCGGGCTGGTACTACGTGCGCGTGAGCCTCAACCCGGAGGTGGGCGAGAAGTTCGGGCAGAGGCCGTACGACGTGACGCTGAGCCTGACGGTGAACGGCGCGGCGGTGGACGGGCCGGAGTACGACGGCCCGGCCGGCGAGTTCGCGGTGTCGGACGAGAGCCTGGACCAGGCGGAGAACGGGGACACCCCGGCCGCCGGGGACAGCGGGACGATGAAGCTGGTCGCGGCGGGCGGGATCGGACTGGGGACGGTGCTGCTGCTGGGCCTCGGCGGGTGGACGCTGCTCGCCCGGCGGCGGGCCTGAATCGGGCGGTGAGGACCTGATCGTGAACGGGTGAGTACCTGATCAGGACGGGGCGAGAACGTGGACCGGCCGGGGCGAGGCGCCTGATCAGGAACCGGTGAGGATCTGATCAGGCCGGGCGCGGGGTCCGTTCAGGACCGCCGGGTGAGGTGTCCGTGTTCAGGACTGGGCGAGGGCCCAGAAGCCGACGGCGAAGCAGAGCAGTGCGAGCAGCAGAACCGGGATCGTCACCTTCGGGGGCGGTCCCGGTCGTCTGTGCGAAGCGGGCGCGGCAGCCGGGACGGGAGCCGGGACGGGGGGCGGCGTCTGTGGGTACGGGTACGGCACGGGAACGCCGGGCCGCTGGGCGGTGTATTGACGAGTGTGCGGTACGTCGTGCCGCACGGCGGCGGTGGTCGCCTGGGACGGGTCGGGTGCGCCGGGTGCGCTCGGCGTGAGGGGCGGAGGGGACGCGTGCGGGTGTACGGGCTCTTGGAGATGTTGCTGCGGTTGCGACTGTGGCTGTGGCTGCGACTGCGACTGCGACTGCGACTGCGGGTGCGGGTGCGGGTGCTCCGCGGCGGTCGGCGGGGGGAGATGGAAGGAGCCGGTCTCGGACATGGAGCCCGTGGACGTCGGGCTGTCCGTGACGCCGCCCGTCACCCCGCCGGTGACCGCGGCCCCGCCCCCGACCCCGCCGGTGACAGCTCCCCCGGTCACCCCGTTGCCCGTGTGCGGACCCGCGTACGGGTCCGGGTACGGGGGCGCCGTGGCGGCCCGCCCGTCCTGGTCCGGTGCGGCGGCGACGGGCCCGTCGGGGCCGAACGGGGAAGGCAGCGGCCCGAGTTGGTCGAACACCTCGACGGGCTCGTCGTCCTCCGCCGGCTCCGGCAGCAGTTCGACGGCCGCCGCGAGGGCCTTGCGCGCGCCCGTCGCCGTACGGAACCGGGCGTCCGGGTCCGGCTGGAGCAGCCCGGCGAGGACCTGCCACAGCGGTTCGGGAATTCCCTGCGGCGCCCCGGGGGTGCCGTGCGCGGTGAAGTACTCCACCAGGGCGTTGGCGTCCGGCTTCCGGCCCTCCAGCAGATAGAGCGCGACCAGTCCGGCGGCGAAGAGGTCGGCCGGGAAGTCCGGTTCCGCGCCCGTCATCTGCTCCGGCGCGAAGTAACCGGGCGTGCCGACCACGTAGTTGGTCTCCGTCAGACGCGGCTCGCCCTTGCGCATGGAGATGCCGAAGTCGGACAGCCGCAGATGCGGCCGGCCGGTCCCGGTGGCCTCCAGCAGTATGTTGGCGGGCTTGATGTCGCGGTGGACGACGCCCTCCGCGTGCACGGCCGCCAGCCCCGACAGCAACTGGTCGAGCAGCAGACACACGAAGCGCGGGGGCAACGGCCCGTAGTCGCCGATGACATGGGCCAGCGATCCCCCGCCGACCAGGTCCATGGTGAACAGGACCTTGTCGTCGTCGGCGGCCCAGCTGGCCGGCGCGAGCACATGCGGGTGATCGATCCGCAGGGCCTGCTCCCGTACGAAACGCAGCAAGGTGTGCGCGTCGCTCTGCTGAAGCACCTTGGCCGCCACGTAACGGCGGCGCCGGTGGTCCCAGGCGCGCCACACGGCGCCCACACCGCCACGTCCGATCGGGTCGACCAACTCGTACCGACCAGCGAAGACCTCACCCATCGTGCCGCGCTCGCTCCCAGTCGTCCTGTCCGGCGGGCCGTCGCCCCCCGGCCGCGGTGCGGGTCCGGTCCGCCGGGACGGACCCGGGGCCCGTCGTCCGGCTCAGGCCCGACCTCCGGTGTGCCTCACCCCTGGTGCGCCTCGTAGTGCCCGACCGCTTCGGCGGTGCGCCCGGCCCCGTACACCCGGAGGAACTCTGCCAGTTCGGGGTGGCTCGGTGCGAGGGAATCCGCCGCGTCGATGATGTCACCGGCGGCGGCGACCGACCGCAGCAGTGACTGGATCTCGCGGACGACCCGCCGCACGGCCGGTGCGCCGGAGCTGTTCGTCGTCTGGCTGGTGGCGGTCAGGACCGAGCCGCCCTGCGACTTCTTGACCTCGTCCATCCGCGCGGTGGCCTCGGCGGCGCTGACGCTGCCGTCGGCGACCTGCCCGGCGAGGTCCTGGAGCGCCTGAACGCGCTGGACCACGGCGGGATTTCCGATCTTGGCGCGCTGGCCGCTCATCAGCTGGGAGAGCATCGGGGCCGAGAGACCGAGCACCGCGGCGAGCCTGGCCTGATTCAGCCCCAGGTCGTCGATCAGCCGCCGGAAGAGCGCCCCCAGCGGCTCCCCGTACCAGCTGCGCTGAAGTTCTCTGGCTCTGGCTGTCGATTCCTGCTGTGCGGCGTCCATTCGCGTCTCCCCATCGCTTCCCCAGGCGGCAGCTTCGCTGCTGCGAACCTCTGGGGCATCCTACGGAGCGGGGTCCCGCACCGGGAGTCCCTGTCCTTTTGCGAGATCAGGGTGGACAACCGGTACTCTGGTCCCCGACGGACACCGCGCCATCCCGCGATGTCGTCGTATGTCCCTTCCGGGGCCTTAGCTCAGTTGGTAGAGCGCTGTCTTTGCATGGCAGATGTCAGGGGTTCGACTCCCCTAGGCTCCACATAACGCGCCCTCCCGGCCTGCGGAAACGTAGGCCGGGAGGGCGCTTCTGCGTTCTCGTCGGCCGTTGTCAAGGGGCGCCGAGTGGCCGGATGTGGCCATCGGCCGGGGTGAAGGCGGGCCAGCCGGGGTTGCCGGTCCCGGCGAAACGTACCCAGGAGCGGTGGATCTCGGCCGCCAGTTCGGCGGGTGGTTCGGTGGTGCCGAGAAGCGCGTACGGGCCGCGCAGCGACGGCAGGGTGAGGCGGTCGAAGACGAAGGGCAGCTCCATGACGTGCGCGGCGCCGAGGTGTCCGTCGACGGCGTCGGAGCGCCAGCGGAACTCGTAGCGGTACGTCCGTCCCGGGGCGACCGTCGCGTGGGCGGCGGCCAGTTGGTGGGTGCCGGTCCCGAACAGTCCGTCGCCGAGGATCATCGTGCGCAGCTCGGCGGGCGACGCGGCCGGGTGCCGTGCCCGGTAGGCGCGGACGGCCGCGCCGGGGTCGGGGTGGAACCGGGCCGCCGTGGCCAGGACATCGGCGTCGGTGGTGCCGGCCAGAAGTCCCGGTGGGGCCAGATAGAGGCTGCCTTCGTCGCGGTTGCCGCCGATCAGCAGGTCGACGTCTGCTCCGCGCCCGGCCAGCACCCCGGTGGCGGGCTGTTCCTCGCCGACCAGGCTGAAGGCGGTGATGCCGCCGAGCGGGTCGTGGTGGGTGGCGGTACGCAGGTCCAGGCCGGTCAGCCCGGCCGTGACGGCGACGAGGCGTTCGTCCGGGACACCGGCCAGGGTGGCGGCGGTCGGCTCGACGCCCAGGGCGCGGCCGACCGCCGAGGTGACGACGCCGGCCTGTTCGGGGGTGAAGGCGCCGGTGCCGCTGCCGCTCTGGACGATTGCCCGCCTGATCAGCCCGGCGGAGGCCGGGTCGGCGAGGACGCCCCCGACGACGATGGCCCCGGCGGACTGCCCGAAGAGGGTGACGTTGCCGGGGTCGCCGCCGAAGCGGGCGGCGTTCTCCCGTATCCAGCGCAGGGCGGCCAGGACGTCGAGCAGGCCGCGGTTGTCCGGGGCGTCGGGCAGACGCAGGAAACCGGGGATGCCCAGGCGGTAGTTGACGGTGATCAGAACGACGCCGTCGCGGGCGAAGGCCGTGCCGTCGTGGAGGGGCGCGGTGCCGGAGCCGGCGACGAACCCGCCGCCGTGCACGAACACCATGACCGGCCGGGGCGCCGGGTCCGGCTGCGGGGTCCAGATGTTCAGGGTGAGGTAGTCGTCGCCGCGCCGCCATCCCGGGCCGAAGTACGGCGACATGTCGAGGACGCCGAAGGAGTCGCGGGCGGGCTGGGGCGCGGTCGGGCCCGGCCGGGTGGCGTCACGGACCCCGGTCCACGGCTCGTGCGGGCGCGGGGCGGTGAACCGGGCGCCCCCGGTGGGTGGTGCGGCGTACGGGATGTCGAGGAAGACGGTTCCGTGGGGACGGCGGCGGCCGAGGACCGGGCCGGAGGTGGTGGCCACGGTGGCGGTGGTTGCGGTGGTTGTGGCCGGGGGATCGCTGGGTGCCAACTCGGCTCTCCTGGTCGCTGGTCGCTGGTCGCTGGTCGAGCGGTCGGGTGCCGCCGCCCCGGGGTGGCCGGGGCGGCGGCGGAGGGTCAGTAACGGGGGATGGGCGCCCACTTCTTGATCGCGAATCCGCCGCCGTCGGTGTGCTCGACGTTCGTGAGGTCCGTGACGTTCTCCACTTCGAAGGCGCTGTGGCCGCCGAAGTGGGCGGGCAGGACCACGGCGTTGGCGTCGGCGGCCCAGCCGAGCAGGGCACGGCGGGAGGTACGGGCCCGGACCGGGTCCTCGCAGAAGCAGCTGTTGTGGTCGGGGTGCGCGACCTGGAGGGGCGTGTGCAGCAGGTCGCCCGCGAACAGGGCCCGGTCGCCGCCGGAGACGAGCTTGACGACGGCGGAGCCCGGCGTGTGGCCGGGAGCCGCCTCCAGCCGCAGGGCGCCGTCGATGGTGTGGCTGCCCTCCCAGAGCAGCACCTGCCCCGCGGCGTGCACGGGGGCGACGCTGTCCTCGAAGACGTTCTCGTTGACTCCCCCGGCGATGTCCGCGTTGTTCGCCGGGTTCCAGAACTCGAAGTCGGCGCGCGGCATCAGATAGGTGGCGTTCGGGAACGTCGGCACCCAGGCACCGTCGACCAGGCGGGTGTTCCAGCCGACGTGGTCGACGTGCAGATGCGTGTTGACGACGAGGTCGACGTCCTCGGGCCGTACCCCGGCACGGGCGAGGTTGCCGAGGTAGTCCAGCCGCTGATGGTCCCAACCGGCGACGGCGGGGCGGCTCTTGTCGTTGCCCACGCCGGTGTCGATCAGGATGGTCCGGCCCCCGCTGCGCAGCAGCCAGGTCTGCATGGCGACGTTCACCAGGCCGTCGTCGGCGCCGAGGTGGTCGGGCACCAGCATCTCCCGGTGGTCCTGCCAGGCGTGCGCGGGCAGGTCCGGGAAGAACTGGTCCGGGGGCATGATCGGACCGTGCGTCTCCTCGACGCGGGTGACGGTGACGGCGCCGAATATCAGGTCGGGCCCGGTTTCCGTGGCCGTCGCGGGGGCCTGCGCGGTCCCTGTCGCCGTCGTGGTGGCCTGCGTGGTTTCCATGGGGTCTTCTCCTGAGGTGCGGTGGGTGTCGGGCGGCGGCGTCAGCGGTTCAGCCGGGCGACGACGAGGTTGGGGTCCTCGGCGGTGAGCCAGGCGGCGCTCATCACGTGGACGGTGCTGCCGCGCAGGGCGATGGCGGTGGGGTTCTGGAGGCCGTCGGCCGGGGTGAGCACGGTGGTGTGGCTGCCGTCGGAGCGCACGAGGGCGACTTCGCTCGTGGCGTCGATCGCGGCCAGCAGCTGGTCGCCGCAGCCGGTGAACGCGATGTCGTCGATCCCCGGCAGTCCGGTGGCCTCGGTCCGGACCGGACCGGCGCTCCCGTCCCGGCGCACGGGGATACGCAGGACGGTGCCCCGGTCGGTGTTGGTGGTCCACACCGACCCGTCGTGGAACTTCAGACCGTTGGCGCCGAGGAAGCCGGCGGCGGCCAGCTCGGGCGCGGTGGACCAGGCGGTGGGGGTGCCGCCGGCGGTGGGCACGCTCCACACGGTGCCGAGTACGGAGTCGGCGGCGTAGAGGGTACGGCCCCGGGAGTCCAGGGCCAGCCCGTTGGGGAGGCCGTCGGCGGGCAGCGCGGCGATACGCCGGGGCTGGCCGCCGGGGCGCAGGCGCCAGACGCCGGTCAGGTCGGCGGTGCCGGTGGCGTACAGGAAGTACAGGGTGCCGTCCGAGGCGCGGACGATGCCGGTGGTGAGCGGGAAGCCCATGGCCGGGGTGTGGACACCGCCGTCGGCGGGGGCGGGCAGGGTGGCCAGGATCCGGCTGGTGCCGTCGGGGGAGAGCTTCGCGATCCGACGGGCCTTGGCGAAGGTGACGTACGAGGAGCCGTCGGGGGCCAGGGCGACGTTCTCCGGTGTCTGGCCCCCGGCCAGGTCGAAGTGGACGGCGATACGCGCGCCGGTCACCGTGACGGGACCGGCCGACGCCGAAGCGGCCGGAGCCGGGCGGGGCGCCGAGGCCGAGGCCGGGGTGGTCCCGGCGAGGGTTCCGGTCAGGGTCGCGACCAGGACCGCCGCCGAGACGGCGGACGTGGAGAGCGTGGAAAAGGTGGAGAACATGGTTCCTTCATCTGTTTTCGGGCATGCGGCAGCGACGCGCCGACGCATGGGTGGGGAGAGAGCCGACGCGTGGGTCGGGAGGGAGCCGACGCGTGGGTCGGCAGGGAAGGGAACGGAAGGCTCGGCCGGGGATGGGGACGTGGGCCCGACGGGCCCGGGGGTCAGGCCCTGGTGGTGCGGGGGTGCCCGGTCCGGATGGGGGTGGAGGGGGTCGCCGGGGCGGCCGGGGCCGTGGTCCCGGTGACGGCCTGGGCGAGCAGGGTCAGCGCGGCCCGTGACGGTGAGCCGGCCTCCGTGGTGGCGGCCACGACGGTGGGGCCCGGCCCGTGGCTCAGGGTCTGCTGGACCACGGTCAGCGGTCCGACCAGCGGGTGCCGCATCTCGTACGTGGCGACGGTGCACGCCTTGACCCGGTGATCGGCCCACAGGGACGCGAACTCCGCGTTCGTGGCGCTCAGCTCACCCAGCAGCGCGTGCAGCGCCGGGTCCTGCGGATACTGGGCCGCCACCAGGCGCAGATTCCCCACGACCGCCCGTGCCTTGGCCGGCCAGTCCACGTACAGGTCGCGGGTGTGGCCGTCGAGGAACACCAGCCGGGCCATGTTGGGCCGCCGCCCCGGATGATCCGGAGCGCCGGGGTCCAGATGACCGGCGAACAGCGCGTGGCCCAGGCGGTTCCACGCCAGTACGTCGCCGCGCCGCCCCAGCACGATCGCGGGGGCGTCCGCCAGCGCGTCCAGCAGTTGACCGGCCGCCGCCGTCACGCGCTCCGGCGCGGGCCGCCTGCTCCGGGTGCGCTGCCGGTCGGCCTGGGCCAGGTCGTACAGATACCGCTGCTCCGACTCGTCCAGCCGCAGGGCCCCGGCGATCGCGTCCAGCACCTCGGGCGACGCGCTCAGCGACTGCCCCTGCTCCAGCCGCGTGTAGTAGGAGACGCTCACCCCCGCCAGCAGCGCCAGCTCCTCGCGCCGCAGGCCCGGCACCCGTCGGCGTTCCCCGTACGTGGGCACCCCGACGTCCTCCGGACGCAGCTGGGAGCGCCGGGTGTGCAGGAAGTCCCCGAGCCGCGATTTTCCGTTCATGGATCCGAGTATGGGACGACCCGGACGGCGCAGCCTGCCCCTGCTGTGGGTAGGCACGGCCGGGTCCGGCTCCTTCCTTCTCAGGAGGAGCACGGGGGACGGCCACCCCGGCAGCGTGGATTCCGGCCTACACCAGGACCCGCCGGTTCGCGAACGCGGACGCCGTACGGGACGGGCGGAAAGGGCCGCCCGGGACAGCGGAAGAAGCCGCCCTGCGGCGTTCGCGCGGGGCGGCATATCTCACGATTTACGACGCCGATTGCACCGTACGGGTGGTGTTCATCAGAAGAACTGCGCAGCGCTGGCGTTGGTCCTTCGATTCCCGAGATGCGTACACATCATGAGGAAGGTATGTAGATCGCTCAACCCGAAAGCAAGCTGAAAGCGAGGGG
Above is a window of Streptomyces sp. NBC_01498 DNA encoding:
- a CDS encoding SMP-30/gluconolactonase/LRE family protein, translated to MFSTFSTLSTSAVSAAVLVATLTGTLAGTTPASASAPRPAPAASASAGPVTVTGARIAVHFDLAGGQTPENVALAPDGSSYVTFAKARRIAKLSPDGTSRILATLPAPADGGVHTPAMGFPLTTGIVRASDGTLYFLYATGTADLTGVWRLRPGGQPRRIAALPADGLPNGLALDSRGRTLYAADSVLGTVWSVPTAGGTPTAWSTAPELAAAGFLGANGLKFHDGSVWTTNTDRGTVLRIPVRRDGSAGPVRTEATGLPGIDDIAFTGCGDQLLAAIDATSEVALVRSDGSHTTVLTPADGLQNPTAIALRGSTVHVMSAAWLTAEDPNLVVARLNR
- a CDS encoding DLW-39 family protein — its product is MKKLLLVALAAIGGLLVYRQIQADRAEQDLWTEATDSVPAGSGV
- a CDS encoding carboxylesterase/lipase family protein; this translates as MATTSGPVLGRRRPHGTVFLDIPYAAPPTGGARFTAPRPHEPWTGVRDATRPGPTAPQPARDSFGVLDMSPYFGPGWRRGDDYLTLNIWTPQPDPAPRPVMVFVHGGGFVAGSGTAPLHDGTAFARDGVVLITVNYRLGIPGFLRLPDAPDNRGLLDVLAALRWIRENAARFGGDPGNVTLFGQSAGAIVVGGVLADPASAGLIRRAIVQSGSGTGAFTPEQAGVVTSAVGRALGVEPTAATLAGVPDERLVAVTAGLTGLDLRTATHHDPLGGITAFSLVGEEQPATGVLAGRGADVDLLIGGNRDEGSLYLAPPGLLAGTTDADVLATAARFHPDPGAAVRAYRARHPAASPAELRTMILGDGLFGTGTHQLAAAHATVAPGRTYRYEFRWRSDAVDGHLGAAHVMELPFVFDRLTLPSLRGPYALLGTTEPPAELAAEIHRSWVRFAGTGNPGWPAFTPADGHIRPLGAP
- a CDS encoding DUF3566 domain-containing protein, coding for MTDTRGQQPPYETYGSAEQQSQQPYHPPQAYPTPSGGGTGAAPHTPGGQPHVQLGQAAGPGVAPGQPAQAHAGGGRPSSTAGVRLPRTGARTTPRTRKARLRVAKADPWSVMKVSFLLSIALGVCTVIAAAVLWMVMDAMGVFSTVGGTISEATGSNESNGFDLQSFLSLPRVLIFTSVIAVIDVVLATALATLGSFIYNLSAGFVGGVELTLAEDE
- a CDS encoding helix-turn-helix domain-containing protein gives rise to the protein MNGKSRLGDFLHTRRSQLRPEDVGVPTYGERRRVPGLRREELALLAGVSVSYYTRLEQGQSLSASPEVLDAIAGALRLDESEQRYLYDLAQADRQRTRSRRPAPERVTAAAGQLLDALADAPAIVLGRRGDVLAWNRLGHALFAGHLDPGAPDHPGRRPNMARLVFLDGHTRDLYVDWPAKARAVVGNLRLVAAQYPQDPALHALLGELSATNAEFASLWADHRVKACTVATYEMRHPLVGPLTVVQQTLSHGPGPTVVAATTEAGSPSRAALTLLAQAVTGTTAPAAPATPSTPIRTGHPRTTRA
- a CDS encoding MBL fold metallo-hydrolase, which produces METTQATTTATGTAQAPATATETGPDLIFGAVTVTRVEETHGPIMPPDQFFPDLPAHAWQDHREMLVPDHLGADDGLVNVAMQTWLLRSGGRTILIDTGVGNDKSRPAVAGWDHQRLDYLGNLARAGVRPEDVDLVVNTHLHVDHVGWNTRLVDGAWVPTFPNATYLMPRADFEFWNPANNADIAGGVNENVFEDSVAPVHAAGQVLLWEGSHTIDGALRLEAAPGHTPGSAVVKLVSGGDRALFAGDLLHTPLQVAHPDHNSCFCEDPVRARTSRRALLGWAADANAVVLPAHFGGHSAFEVENVTDLTNVEHTDGGGFAIKKWAPIPRY
- a CDS encoding helix-turn-helix domain-containing protein; translation: MDAAQQESTARARELQRSWYGEPLGALFRRLIDDLGLNQARLAAVLGLSAPMLSQLMSGQRAKIGNPAVVQRVQALQDLAGQVADGSVSAAEATARMDEVKKSQGGSVLTATSQTTNSSGAPAVRRVVREIQSLLRSVAAAGDIIDAADSLAPSHPELAEFLRVYGAGRTAEAVGHYEAHQG
- a CDS encoding serine/threonine-protein kinase; translation: MGEVFAGRYELVDPIGRGGVGAVWRAWDHRRRRYVAAKVLQQSDAHTLLRFVREQALRIDHPHVLAPASWAADDDKVLFTMDLVGGGSLAHVIGDYGPLPPRFVCLLLDQLLSGLAAVHAEGVVHRDIKPANILLEATGTGRPHLRLSDFGISMRKGEPRLTETNYVVGTPGYFAPEQMTGAEPDFPADLFAAGLVALYLLEGRKPDANALVEYFTAHGTPGAPQGIPEPLWQVLAGLLQPDPDARFRTATGARKALAAAVELLPEPAEDDEPVEVFDQLGPLPSPFGPDGPVAAAPDQDGRAATAPPYPDPYAGPHTGNGVTGGAVTGGVGGGAAVTGGVTGGVTDSPTSTGSMSETGSFHLPPPTAAEHPHPHPQSQSQSQSQPQPQSQPQQHLQEPVHPHASPPPLTPSAPGAPDPSQATTAAVRHDVPHTRQYTAQRPGVPVPYPYPQTPPPVPAPVPAAAPASHRRPGPPPKVTIPVLLLALLCFAVGFWALAQS